The following are encoded in a window of Planctomycetota bacterium genomic DNA:
- a CDS encoding uroporphyrinogen decarboxylase family protein: MTKRERVERAMRRQETDRVPLYDILLCDRAIEHFSGEKLPPLVNDPETRATVDRLTGKAIARMLDATRHSTFGPLEDREFTDAEGFVLHESAFAKTCWIERRPFDDVPGAAEWLKKWTAAQLAAARKAEANPRDRREQHERWFADVQARIGDTVHLYTQMGVGLDDIRHRLGFDLFAYLEADQPGLVSEALEACTRHHIALTHAIANAALSPAVLTYGDIACKGRLLHSPAWLRREFFPRLRRLNDAWHEHGFQCLFHSDGYLMEVMDDLVAAGIDGLNPLETVAGMSLRECRAKYPALFLAGGIDMSQLLSNGTPDEVRQVCRQAVRDAYPGFLMGSTTEADNSCRAENLIAMYDVAMEGIA; encoded by the coding sequence GTGACCAAGCGCGAACGGGTCGAGCGGGCGATGCGGCGGCAAGAGACGGACCGCGTGCCGCTGTACGACATTCTGCTGTGCGACCGGGCCATCGAACACTTCAGCGGCGAGAAGCTCCCGCCCCTCGTCAACGACCCCGAGACCCGCGCGACCGTTGACCGCCTGACGGGCAAGGCCATCGCGCGCATGCTCGACGCCACCCGCCACTCGACGTTCGGGCCGCTGGAGGACCGCGAGTTCACCGACGCCGAGGGCTTCGTGCTCCACGAGAGCGCCTTCGCCAAGACCTGCTGGATCGAGCGCCGCCCCTTCGACGACGTGCCCGGCGCCGCCGAGTGGCTGAAGAAGTGGACCGCCGCCCAGCTCGCCGCGGCTCGAAAGGCCGAAGCCAACCCCCGCGACCGCCGCGAACAGCACGAGCGCTGGTTCGCCGACGTGCAGGCCCGCATCGGCGACACCGTGCACCTCTACACCCAGATGGGCGTGGGCCTCGACGACATTCGCCACCGCCTGGGCTTCGACCTCTTCGCCTATCTCGAGGCCGACCAGCCCGGCCTCGTCTCCGAGGCCCTCGAGGCCTGCACCCGCCACCACATCGCCCTCACCCACGCCATCGCCAACGCCGCCCTCTCGCCCGCCGTGCTCACCTACGGCGACATCGCGTGCAAGGGGCGGCTCCTCCACTCGCCGGCCTGGCTGCGCCGCGAGTTCTTCCCGCGCCTCCGCCGCCTCAACGACGCCTGGCACGAGCACGGCTTCCAGTGCCTCTTCCACTCCGACGGCTATCTGATGGAGGTGATGGACGACCTGGTGGCCGCCGGCATAGACGGCCTGAACCCCCTCGAGACCGTGGCGGGGATGAGCCTGCGCGAGTGCCGCGCGAAGTACCCCGCCCTTTTCCTCGCCGGCGGCATCGACATGAGCCAGCTTCTCTCGAACGGCACCCCCGACGAGGTACGCCAGGTCTGCCGCCAGGCCGTCCGCGACGCCTATCCGGGCTTCCTCATGGGCTCGACCACGGAGGCCGACAACAGTTGCCGCGCCGAGAACCTCATCGCCATGTACGACGTCGCCATGGAGGGCATCGCGTGA
- a CDS encoding carbon-nitrogen hydrolase family protein, which yields MSGRTGRLTVATCQFAVGPDVRRNGATIRRQMRAAARRGAEIVHFSEAALSGYAGSQFTGFEGYPWNVLADETRRIRDLAAELGVWTILGSAHVGGVSPRRVSRDGDVPPTVAKPYNSLYLIAPTGRIVKRYDKCFLMPRDRLHYAPGRRLVTHTINGIRFGLLICFDFRFPEIWREHLKRGCRLVFLSSYLATPQRNRAMGGVAPAILATRASESFLWVVANNTAGERPWCGSRVLRPDGTIARRAPAGRAAVLVHTIDLADDAPLYNPIGGLALRVARASRYSLGT from the coding sequence GTGAGCGGGCGCACGGGCCGACTCACCGTGGCCACCTGCCAGTTCGCCGTCGGGCCCGACGTGCGGCGCAACGGGGCGACCATCCGACGCCAGATGCGCGCAGCGGCCCGCCGCGGAGCCGAGATCGTCCACTTCTCCGAAGCCGCGCTCTCGGGCTATGCCGGCTCGCAGTTCACCGGCTTCGAGGGCTATCCGTGGAACGTGCTGGCCGACGAGACCCGCCGCATCCGCGACCTGGCAGCGGAGCTGGGCGTGTGGACGATCCTCGGCTCCGCGCATGTGGGCGGCGTGTCCCCACGCCGCGTGTCGCGGGACGGGGACGTCCCGCCCACAGTTGCCAAGCCCTACAATTCGCTCTACCTCATCGCCCCCACGGGACGCATCGTGAAGCGCTACGACAAGTGCTTCCTGATGCCGCGCGACCGCCTGCACTACGCCCCCGGCCGCCGCCTCGTCACGCACACGATCAACGGCATCCGGTTCGGCCTGCTGATCTGTTTCGACTTCCGCTTCCCCGAGATCTGGCGCGAGCATCTCAAGCGCGGCTGCCGCCTCGTGTTCCTGTCGTCGTACCTGGCCACGCCGCAGCGCAATCGCGCGATGGGGGGGGTGGCGCCGGCCATTCTGGCCACGCGGGCATCCGAGAGCTTCCTGTGGGTCGTGGCCAACAACACGGCGGGCGAGCGGCCCTGGTGCGGCAGCCGCGTGCTCCGGCCCGACGGCACCATCGCGCGCCGGGCCCCGGCGGGCCGCGCCGCCGTGCTCGTCCACACCATTGACCTGGCCGACGACGCGCCGCTCTACAACCCCATCGGCGGCCTCGCCTTGCGGGTGGCGCGCGCCTCCCGCTACTCGCTCGGCACCTGA